Proteins from one Primulina huaijiensis isolate GDHJ02 chromosome 18, ASM1229523v2, whole genome shotgun sequence genomic window:
- the LOC140964243 gene encoding zinc finger protein BRUTUS-like, giving the protein MAAPGIQNGSVSVMAVAQASAPAPAPVEQNGNSSAELEASSPIRIFLFFHKAIRMELDGLHRAAMALATNRNGGDIRQLVEKCHFLRSIYKHHCNAEDEVIFPALDIRVKNVARTYSLEHEGESVLFDQLFTLLENEADNEESYKRELASCTGALQTSINQHMSKEEEQVFPLLNEKFSFKEQASLVWQFLCSIPVNMMAEFLPWLSSSISPDERQDMRKCLHKIIPDEKLLQQIIFNWMDGVKLSSKRKRCEEDYRHSMSTGPPAKDKHCNCASSHTSERYNLLSESLYHPIDDILHWHKAIQNELNDIAEAARSIKLTGDFSDPSSFNRRLQFIAEVCIFHSIAEDKVIFPALDAELSFVQEHAEEESEFDKFRSLIENVESAGANSSAEFYSRLCSQADHIMETIKKHFHNEETQVLPLARKYFSSERQRELLYQSICVMPLRLLECVLPWLIRSLSEEEARCFLYNMHMAAPASDTALITLFSGWACKGYPRGICLSSWATGCYSTKDFKESQEDVIKSCCQCAFSRMCNETTPFDQAINCETASKPENVNFLLESNGCNLSGTRSQKVSLANQSCCVPGLGVDNNSLGMNSLASAKSMRSLSMGPSAPSLNSSLFNWETETSSSEGGLTTRPIDNIFKFHKAIRKDLEFLDIESGKLSNCDETYLRQFSGRFRLLWGLYRAHSNAEDDIVFPALESRETLHNVSHSYTLDHKQEEELFEDISSALDELSQLHDLLNAKNLADDLCERFSDSSSLADTLRKYNDLATKIQGMCKSIRVTLDHHVIREEVELWPLFDKHFSVEEQDKLVGRIIGTTGAEVLQSMLPWVTSALTHEEQNRMMDTLRHATKNTMFSEWLNEWWEGTPAASSQLSTSEISNSKEYEMHESMDHSDYNFKPGWKDIFRMNQNELESEIRKVSRDSSLDPRRKDYLIQNLLTSRWIASQQKNSQSRSSEAEDNDDSLGCSPSFRDPDKHIFGCEHYKRNCKLRAACCGKLFACRFCHDKVSDHSMDRKATSEMMCMNCLTIQPVGPICTTPSCHGLSMAKYYCSSCRFFDDERDVYHCPSCNLCRVGKGLGIDFFHCMTCNCCLGMKVLDHKCWEKSLETNCPICCDFLFTSSATVRALPCGHYMHSACFQAYACTHYICPICSKSMGDMLVYFGMLDALMASEVLPEEYRDRCQDILCNDCDRKGLAPFHWLYHKCGFCGSYNTRIIKVERSPSCSS; this is encoded by the exons ATGGCCGCGCCTGGGATTCAAAACGGTAGCGTCTCCGTGATGGCAGTGGCGCAGGCGTCGGCTCCGGCTCCGGCTCCGGTGGAACAGAACGGGAACTCCTCGGCGGAGCTGGAAGCTTCGTCGCCGATTCGGATTTTCCTGTTCTTCCACAAAGCGATTCGGATGGAGCTCGATGGCTTGCACCGAGCTGCGATGGCCCTGGCGACGAATAGGAACGGCGGAGACATCAGGCAGCTCGTTGAGAAGTGTCATTTCCTGAGGTCGATTTACAAGCACCATTGCAATGCGGAAGACGAG GTTATCTTTCCTGCACTTGATATCCGTGTGAAGAATGTGGCAAGAACTTATTCCCTTGAGCATGAAGGGGAAAGTGTACTTTTTGATCAGTTGTTCACGTTGCTTGAGAATGAAGCCGACAATGAAGAAAGCTACAAGAGAGAGTTGGCTTCTTGTACTGGAGCCCTTCAGACATCGATTAATCAGCACATGTCCAAGGAAGAGGAACAG GTCTTCCCTTTGCTTAATGAAAAATTCTCATTCAAAGAGCAGGCATCACTAGTGTGGCAATTTTTGTGTAGCATTCCTGTGAATATGATGGCAGAATTTTTGCCATGGCTTTCATCATCAATTTCACCTGACGAGAGACAGGATATGCGCAAGTGCTTGCACAAAATAATACCTGATGAAAAGTTGCTTCAACAG ATTATATTTAATTGGATGGATGGGGTAAAGCTTAGCAGCAAGCGTAAACGCTGTGAAGAAGATTATAGACATTCTATGTCAACTGGCCCTCCGGCAAAGGATAAGCACTGCAATTGTGCATCTTCCCACACTTCTGAAAGATATAATCTGCTGTCGGAGTCTCTCTATCATCCGATAGATGACATATTGCACTGGCACAAGGCTATCCAAAATGAGTTGAATGACATCGCTGAAGCAGCTAGGAGTATAAAGTTAACTGGAGATTTTTCTGATCCATCTTCCTTCAACAGAAGGCTCCAATTTATAGCTGAAGTCTGCATTTTCCATAG CATTGCTGAGGACAAAGTTATTTTCCCTGCGTTAGATGCAGAACTATCTTTTGTCCAGGAGCATGCAGAAGAAGAGAGCGAATTTGACAAATTTAGATCCTTGATCGAAAATGTTGAAAGCGCTGGAGCCAACTCATCTGCTGAATTTTATTCCAGACTATGCTCGCAAGCTGATCATATTATGGAGACAATAAAGAAACATTTTCACAATGAGGAAACTCAG GTTCTTCCACTTGCGCGGAAGTATTTCAGCTCTGAAAGGCAGCGAGAGTTATTATATCAGAGTATTTGTGTAATGCCACTGAGATTACTTGAATGTGTCTTACCATGGCTGATCAGATCTCTGAGTGAAGAAGAAGCTCGTTGTTTCCTTTACAACATGCACATGGCAG CTCCAGCATCAGATACTGCATTGATTACTCTGTTCTCTGGTTGGGCGTGTAAAGGTTACCCAAGAGGCATCTGTCTCTCTTCTTGGGCAACTGGTTGTTATTCTACAAAGGATTTTAAAGAAAGCCAAGAGGATGTAATCAAATCTTGTTGCCAGTGTGCTTTTTCAAGAATGTGTAATGAAACCACACCTTTTGATCAAGCAATCAACTGTGAAACGGCCTCAAAGCCTGAAAATGTAAATTTTCTGCTAGAAAGTAATGGTTGTAATCTTTCAGGAACAAGATCCCAAAAGGTTTCTCTTGCTAACCAGTCTTGTTGCGTTCCTGGTCTTGGCGTCGATAACAATAGTCTAGGAATGAATTCCCTTGCCTCAGCAAAGTCTATGCGCTCTTTATCTATGGGTCCTAGTGCTCCTTCTCTCAACTCCAGTCTTTTTAACTGGGAAACTGAAACTAGTTCCTCTGAAGGTGGGCTTACAACAAGACCTATTGATAACATTTTTAAATTCCACAAGGCCATTCGAAAAGATTTGGAATTTCTGGATATAGAATCTGGGAAACTTAGCAACTGCGATGAAACTTATCTTAGGCAATTTAGTGGTAGATTTCGTCTTTTATGGGGTTTATACAGAGCTCATAGTAATGCAGAGGATGATATTGTGTTCCCTGCCTTGGAGTCAAGAGAAACACTACATAATGTTAGCCACTCGTACACGCTAGACCACAAGCAGGAAGAAGAATTGTTCGAGGATATTTCATCTGCGCTAGATGAGCTTTCTCAACTTCATGACCTTTTAAATGCTAAAAATTTGGCTGATGATTTGTGCGAGAGATTCTCCGATTCTTCTTCTCTAGCTGATACCTTGAGAAAATATAATGATCTGGCAACAAAGATTCAAGGCATGTGCAAATCCATTAGAGTCACTTTAGACCATCATGTTATACGTGAAGAGGTTGAGCTTTGGCCGTTATTTGACAAGCATTTTTCTGTGGAGGAGCAGGACAAACTTGTTGGGCGGATAATTGGCACAACAGGTGCAGAAGTGCTTCAGTCAATGTTGCCATGGGTAACATCTGCTCTTACTCATGAGGAACAAAATAGGATGATGGATACATTGAGGCATGCGACCAAAAACACTATGTTTAGTGAGTGGCTTAATGAATGGTGGGAAGGGACTCCAGCTGCATCTTCACAGTTATCCACATCGGAGATAAGTAACTCGAAAG AATATGAGATGCATGAATCCATGGACCACAGTGATTATAATTTTAAGCCTGGGTGGAAAGATATATTCCGGATGAATCAAAATGAGCTCGAATCAGAGATCAGGAAAGTCTCTCGGGATTCATCTCTTGATCCAAGAAGAAAAGActatcttattcaaaatttacTGACCAG TCGATGGATCGCATCACAGCAAAAAAATTCGCAATCAAGAAGTAGTGAAGCTGAAGATAATGATGACTCTCTTGGATGTTCACCGTCATTTCGTGATCCAGATAAACATATTTTCGGGTGTGAGCATTACAAAAGAAACTGCAAGCTTCGTGCTGCTTGCTGTGGAAAGTTATTTGCGTGCAGATTTTGCCATGACAAAGTCAGTGACCATTCAATGGATAG GAAGGCCACATCTGAAATGATGTGTATGAATTGTTTAACAATTCAGCCAGTTGGACCAATCTGTACAACGCCATCTTGTCATGGGCTATCCATGGCAAAGTACTACTGCAGTAGCTGCAGGTTCTTTGATGATGAAAG GGATGTGTATCATTGTCCTTCGTGCAATTTATGCCGCGTTGGTAAAGGACTTGGTATAGACTTCTTTCATTGCATGACCTGTAATTGTTGCCTTGGCATGAAGGTATTGGACCACAAGTGTTGGGAGAAAAGTCTCGAAACTAACTGTCCCATATGCTGTGATTTTTTGTTCACGTCCAGCGCGACAGTGAGGGCTCTTCCCTGTGGTCATTATATGCATTCTGCTTGTTTCCAG GCATATGCTTGTACACATTACATCTGTCCCATCTGCAGCAAGTCTATGGGAGACATGTTG GTCTATTTTGGCATGCTTGATGCTTTAATGGCTTCTGAGGTCCTCCCAGAAGAATACAGGGATCGATGTCAA GATATATTATGCAACGACTGCGACAGAAAGGGATTAGCGCCCTTTCATTGGCTGTATCACAAGTGTGGCTTTTGCGGATCTTACAATACAAGGATAATCAAGGTTGAACGATCACCTTCTTGTTCATCATAG